In Spirobacillus cienkowskii, a genomic segment contains:
- the dacB gene encoding D-alanyl-D-alanine carboxypeptidase/D-alanyl-D-alanine endopeptidase, giving the protein MKSIKSLFLLTFLISLHPFVLSATPFQNLEKLEQEGAQVSALVMKLNDGKVIAELNADKRLSPASVTKLAIASQALDFWGSEKTFVTKLYMRGSLDKENSVLNGDLIFYGSGDPTLTNEKLWFLTTDVARLGIKKITGKIIVNNSYFGKIKNDDSRNEGKIKSNNAYDAPISSSAINFSVLALVINPNQQTGKPAKIAIEPYPLKSIIIKGNVITTKANSAFQASVTRNTQNGKDIYTVSGQIPFNGKTQRIYRSVSDPDRYAGETIQAFLNSAGITTSGLIAVESTSLSTDDKVIAEVDGFPLSWQLRGLFQVSNNFIADMLALGLLNEINLKKKGNLIEGGKIIENYLQNVIKNSPWNSIKKNKNPIVLESGSGLTPNNRLSARDIISVLDQMYFSGTGFPAYLAALPNIGEEGTLKNRFSLPFQKHLQGRLRAKTGTLTEPVHVSSLSGYSRLRNGDWVSFAIIVNGIKSKPKIDQKLIRDAIDSDLAKVLPAEL; this is encoded by the coding sequence ATGAAGTCAATAAAAAGCCTTTTTTTATTAACGTTTTTGATAAGCCTTCACCCTTTTGTATTGAGTGCTACGCCTTTTCAAAATTTAGAAAAATTAGAACAAGAAGGCGCTCAAGTGTCTGCTCTGGTTATGAAACTCAATGACGGCAAAGTCATTGCCGAACTCAATGCTGACAAAAGACTGTCCCCCGCATCTGTTACAAAACTTGCAATTGCCTCTCAGGCTTTAGATTTTTGGGGTTCAGAAAAAACATTTGTCACAAAATTATATATGCGCGGTTCTTTAGATAAAGAAAACTCGGTGCTAAACGGTGATTTGATTTTTTATGGTTCTGGTGATCCCACTCTGACTAATGAAAAACTTTGGTTTTTAACCACAGATGTTGCGCGACTGGGAATAAAAAAAATTACTGGTAAAATTATTGTCAATAATTCATATTTTGGCAAAATAAAAAATGATGACAGCCGCAATGAAGGTAAAATTAAAAGTAATAATGCTTATGACGCTCCAATTTCATCTTCGGCTATAAACTTTAGTGTTTTAGCACTTGTCATTAATCCAAATCAGCAAACAGGCAAACCCGCAAAAATTGCAATAGAACCTTATCCATTAAAAAGTATTATTATTAAAGGTAATGTTATTACAACAAAAGCAAATTCTGCTTTTCAAGCTTCGGTCACACGTAATACCCAAAATGGAAAAGATATTTATACAGTTTCAGGACAAATTCCATTCAACGGCAAAACACAAAGAATTTATAGATCTGTTTCGGATCCGGACAGATATGCCGGTGAAACAATCCAAGCTTTTTTAAATAGTGCAGGAATAACAACATCGGGACTCATTGCCGTAGAATCAACATCCTTATCCACTGATGACAAAGTCATTGCAGAAGTTGATGGATTTCCATTAAGTTGGCAACTTCGAGGATTATTTCAAGTGAGCAATAACTTTATTGCAGATATGCTAGCATTAGGTTTACTCAATGAAATAAATTTAAAGAAAAAAGGCAACTTAATAGAAGGTGGAAAAATAATTGAAAACTACCTTCAGAATGTCATTAAAAACTCTCCTTGGAATAGTATTAAAAAAAATAAGAATCCAATTGTTCTTGAAAGCGGAAGCGGTTTAACTCCAAATAATAGACTTTCTGCTAGAGATATTATTTCTGTATTGGATCAAATGTATTTTAGTGGTACAGGTTTCCCTGCGTATCTTGCTGCATTACCCAACATCGGCGAGGAAGGAACATTGAAAAATAGATTTTCTTTGCCCTTTCAAAAGCATCTTCAAGGAAGACTACGTGCAAAAACAGGAACACTCACAGAACCTGTGCATGTTTCATCGTTGAGTGGCTATAGTCGCTTGCGTAATGGCGATTGGGTTTCTTTTGCTATTATTGTAAACGGAATCAAATCTAAACCAAAAATAGATCAAAAACTCATTCGAGATGCCATCGACTCGGACCTTGCAAAGGTTTTACCAGCGGAGCTGTAA
- the pgsA gene encoding CDP-diacylglycerol--glycerol-3-phosphate 3-phosphatidyltransferase: MNLTFFKNLKKTLNPSDLESGNIPSWIQKLPNRLTFLRILCIPVVVYLMSLGEVANESGHFGIIKPIQPSVTDIAAALVFSLAALTDFFDGWIARKFKVESFLGKLLDPLADKLLVVSAMVILVEKHRMDGVIAVIIIVRDLGINAIRLAAVDDGIQIASSFIGKTKTTFQDLGIIGLTVGGTLWFVPFHIVGQFFILLALAASLVSGIQYLYEYAKKLKAINKF; the protein is encoded by the coding sequence TTGAACCTTACTTTTTTTAAAAATCTCAAAAAAACATTAAATCCAAGTGATTTGGAAAGTGGTAATATTCCATCCTGGATTCAGAAACTTCCTAATAGACTTACTTTTTTAAGGATACTATGTATTCCCGTTGTTGTTTACCTAATGTCTTTAGGAGAAGTTGCAAATGAGTCAGGTCATTTTGGCATTATCAAACCAATTCAGCCCAGTGTTACAGATATTGCAGCTGCACTTGTGTTTTCACTTGCTGCATTAACAGATTTTTTTGATGGTTGGATTGCTCGAAAATTTAAAGTTGAAAGCTTTTTAGGTAAATTACTCGATCCCCTTGCTGATAAACTGCTTGTTGTGTCTGCAATGGTAATTTTAGTTGAAAAACATCGAATGGATGGAGTTATTGCTGTTATTATAATAGTTAGAGATTTAGGGATTAATGCAATACGTCTTGCCGCAGTTGATGATGGTATTCAAATTGCTTCCAGTTTTATTGGAAAAACAAAAACAACTTTTCAAGACTTGGGAATAATCGGTTTAACAGTTGGTGGTACATTATGGTTTGTGCCTTTTCATATTGTGGGTCAGTTTTTTATACTTCTTGCCCTTGCTGCCAGTTTAGTTAGCGGTATTCAATATCTTTATGAATACGCAAAAAAGTTAAAGGCAATAAACAAATTTTAA
- the ccsA gene encoding cytochrome c biogenesis protein CcsA, giving the protein MNISKISQQNIPSNILKPIKRWNSILIIFFIIQIISWYIALFKIGSDTDQGNVYRILFVHVPVAWCAFFWVFFSAMFAGLALIKTNKAVIFDRSSHTAIEIGTVFSILTIITGSIWGRPTWGVWWDWDPRLTSSLVMLLICCGYLILRHFTPDVKTKRTVCAIVAILGLINIPIVYFSVNLWRSLHQPQTFIENSKNASSDISLVLFLNYIAMFILSIAIYKIRRQAISAQETLDAARGDE; this is encoded by the coding sequence ATGAATATATCAAAGATTTCTCAACAAAACATTCCTTCAAACATTTTAAAACCAATCAAAAGATGGAATAGTATACTGATTATTTTTTTTATTATCCAAATAATCAGTTGGTACATCGCTTTATTTAAAATTGGCTCAGACACAGATCAAGGTAACGTTTATAGAATACTTTTTGTTCATGTTCCTGTAGCATGGTGCGCTTTTTTTTGGGTATTTTTTAGTGCTATGTTCGCAGGGTTAGCTTTAATAAAAACAAATAAAGCAGTAATTTTTGATCGTAGCAGCCATACTGCAATTGAAATTGGAACTGTATTTTCTATTCTCACGATTATAACAGGAAGTATCTGGGGAAGACCAACGTGGGGAGTATGGTGGGATTGGGATCCCAGATTGACTTCAAGTCTTGTTATGCTTTTGATTTGCTGTGGATATTTAATATTAAGACATTTTACACCAGACGTAAAAACGAAAAGAACAGTGTGCGCAATTGTTGCTATTTTAGGTTTAATAAACATACCAATTGTTTATTTTAGCGTTAATTTATGGCGTTCGCTTCATCAACCACAAACTTTTATTGAAAATTCAAAAAATGCTTCCTCTGATATTAGTCTTGTTTTATTTTTAAATTATATTGCCATGTTTATTCTTAGTATCGCAATTTATAAAATACGCAGACAAGCAATTTCTGCTCAAGAAACTTTAGATGCTGCAAGAGGTGATGAATGA
- a CDS encoding RNHCP domain-containing protein, whose translation MTLNTPLFTKINESFICLNCKFSVPPAQSTCRDHCPKCLYSIHIDNNPGDRASMCKGSLIPVSWSKNKKKGIMIHYRCAICAEQKKNKFLEYDNILSDDINILLKLNSITKEHQ comes from the coding sequence ATGACTTTAAATACCCCTTTGTTTACTAAAATTAATGAATCATTTATTTGCTTGAACTGCAAATTTTCTGTTCCTCCTGCTCAAAGCACTTGCAGAGATCATTGCCCAAAATGTTTATACAGTATTCATATTGATAATAATCCAGGAGATCGGGCTTCAATGTGTAAGGGGTCTTTAATTCCTGTATCATGGTCAAAAAATAAAAAAAAGGGAATCATGATTCATTACCGTTGTGCCATTTGCGCCGAACAGAAAAAAAATAAATTTTTAGAATATGATAATATTCTTTCTGATGATATAAATATTTTATTAAAATTAAATAGCATAACAAAGGAACATCAGTGA
- a CDS encoding Crp/Fnr family transcriptional regulator, translated as MERKTKGTYTLRRLFPTLSEDDLLLVQENSSVIKLKKGQNLFISGDTPRSMYGVANGCLKIIRESQEGESIITQIAKSGQIVGMREVFGDFKYSRTSVALKDTEVFAIEKTTILDLIKRNPEISFQFMKIFCFELTRLEKRLESDLYRSAKNRVAAVIVELYNLFAEEKAKFFVPPLNRRDIAELADVTPETVSRSIAELKQAGILDTHGSSFTILDSIALQNEVEER; from the coding sequence ATGGAAAGAAAAACTAAGGGAACATATACTCTTCGTAGATTGTTTCCAACTCTTTCTGAAGATGATCTCCTACTTGTTCAAGAAAATTCATCTGTTATTAAACTTAAAAAAGGACAAAATCTTTTTATCTCTGGAGACACACCACGCTCAATGTATGGTGTTGCGAATGGCTGTTTAAAAATAATCCGAGAAAGCCAAGAAGGAGAAAGCATCATCACACAAATTGCAAAATCTGGACAAATTGTTGGTATGCGAGAAGTCTTTGGCGATTTTAAATACAGTCGCACATCTGTTGCGTTAAAAGATACAGAAGTTTTTGCAATTGAAAAAACTACAATATTAGATTTAATTAAAAGAAATCCTGAAATTTCATTTCAATTTATGAAGATATTTTGCTTTGAATTAACACGATTAGAAAAAAGATTAGAATCTGACTTGTATAGATCTGCAAAAAATCGGGTTGCTGCAGTTATTGTTGAGCTTTATAATTTATTTGCCGAAGAAAAAGCGAAATTTTTTGTTCCACCTTTAAATAGAAGAGATATTGCAGAGCTTGCTGATGTCACTCCAGAAACAGTCAGTCGCTCTATTGCGGAACTAAAACAAGCTGGAATTTTAGACACCCATGGTTCATCATTCACTATATTAGATTCTATCGCTCTACAAAATGAAGTTGAGGAAAGATAA
- the htpG gene encoding molecular chaperone HtpG — protein MTQEVHSFQAEVQQLMHLMIHSLYSNKEIFLRELISNSSDALDKLRFEEIVNHNLLKSDKENSITISTDKDNNILYIEDNGLGMNKDELMSNLGKIANSGTKQFLEKLSENDKKDSNLIGQFGVGFYSAFMVAQSITVESRSAHGSQAYKWTSSGDGSYSIEECDKESRGTKITLQLKEDAKEFIDDWKIRSIVKKYSDYVTYPIFLVEKQEDKIENVRLNKSTPVWARSKSENKPEDYIELYKQIAMDWRDPLLWEHINLEGLVPFKSVIFIPSEAPFDLYTRDNHGLHLYTKRVSISEKCKELLPEYLRFVAGVVETDELPLNVSREILQQNDKLPQIKKQIVKKTLSALQNLAQTEPEKYINFYKTFGSVLKEGFHFDQDQHKNLSELVRFKSSKTGKDDWVSFKEYIERKQDGQTEIYYLTGPNYESIERSPHLEELASLNIEVLFLTDPIDEWFLMSYSKHDEFNLKSINKGDLDLSNVNKSKQEENKKDEAPVEELVGLLDLFKTKLSEEIKEVKISKRLRESPCCLVADENGLSPHMERIMKASGQSLGANNKRILEINPSHSLIKNLAERKNKSSDDSTLSEWVEVLYETALLSEGSPVKNPGMFAKRLTKIMEMASSGK, from the coding sequence ATGACACAAGAAGTTCATTCCTTTCAAGCAGAAGTGCAACAATTGATGCACCTTATGATTCATTCTCTATACTCTAACAAAGAAATTTTTTTACGTGAGCTTATTTCTAACTCAAGCGATGCATTAGATAAATTACGCTTTGAAGAAATTGTGAATCACAACTTACTAAAATCTGACAAAGAAAACTCTATCACTATAAGCACTGATAAAGACAATAATATTCTTTATATTGAAGATAATGGACTAGGAATGAACAAAGATGAGCTTATGAGCAATCTTGGCAAAATTGCCAATTCTGGGACTAAGCAATTTCTTGAAAAACTATCTGAAAACGACAAAAAAGATTCAAATTTAATTGGTCAATTTGGCGTTGGTTTTTATTCTGCATTTATGGTTGCACAAAGCATTACAGTAGAAAGTCGCTCTGCTCATGGTAGCCAGGCTTATAAATGGACTTCAAGCGGTGACGGATCTTATTCTATAGAAGAATGTGATAAAGAGTCTCGTGGTACAAAAATCACTCTTCAATTAAAAGAAGACGCAAAAGAGTTTATTGATGACTGGAAAATTCGTAGTATCGTTAAAAAATATAGCGATTATGTCACTTACCCCATTTTCTTAGTTGAAAAACAAGAAGATAAAATTGAAAATGTACGCTTAAATAAATCAACTCCAGTATGGGCACGTTCAAAATCTGAAAACAAACCCGAAGACTATATTGAACTCTATAAACAAATTGCAATGGACTGGCGCGATCCTTTACTTTGGGAGCACATTAACCTTGAAGGATTGGTACCATTTAAGTCGGTTATTTTTATTCCTAGCGAAGCACCCTTTGATCTGTATACAAGAGATAACCATGGTTTACACCTTTATACCAAAAGGGTTTCTATCTCTGAAAAATGCAAAGAATTGTTACCTGAGTATTTAAGATTTGTTGCTGGCGTTGTAGAAACTGATGAGTTACCACTTAACGTTTCTCGTGAAATATTACAACAAAATGACAAGTTACCACAAATTAAAAAACAAATTGTTAAAAAGACACTTTCTGCTCTTCAAAATTTAGCGCAAACAGAACCTGAAAAATATATTAATTTTTACAAAACTTTTGGTTCTGTTTTAAAAGAAGGTTTTCATTTTGATCAGGATCAGCACAAAAATCTCAGTGAATTGGTTCGTTTTAAATCTAGTAAAACAGGTAAGGACGACTGGGTCTCTTTTAAAGAATACATTGAACGTAAGCAAGATGGTCAGACTGAAATTTATTATCTTACTGGCCCAAATTATGAATCGATTGAACGCAGTCCACACTTAGAAGAATTAGCTTCGCTTAATATTGAAGTTTTATTTTTAACTGATCCAATCGATGAGTGGTTTTTAATGAGCTACTCTAAACACGACGAGTTCAATCTTAAATCTATTAATAAGGGTGATCTTGATCTGAGTAACGTTAATAAATCAAAACAAGAAGAAAATAAAAAAGACGAAGCTCCTGTTGAGGAACTTGTTGGTTTGTTAGATTTGTTCAAAACAAAACTATCCGAAGAAATTAAAGAAGTTAAAATATCTAAGCGTTTGCGTGAAAGCCCATGCTGTTTAGTTGCAGATGAAAATGGCCTATCTCCTCATATGGAGCGAATTATGAAAGCATCAGGTCAAAGCCTTGGTGCTAATAATAAACGTATTTTAGAAATTAACCCATCTCACTCATTAATTAAAAATTTGGCTGAGCGCAAAAATAAATCTTCTGATGATTCTACTTTATCGGAATGGGTAGAGGTTTTATATGAAACCGCGTTATTATCTGAAGGAAGCCCTGTAAAAAATCCAGGAATGTTTGCCAAACGATTAACCAAAATCATGGAAATGGCATCTTCTGGTAAATAA
- a CDS encoding cytochrome c maturation protein CcmE, translating into MKLNGGQLAGIIIVLGSLGLIIYQATRSESSVTFYTPAEVYANTTKFEGKLFRVSGLVLTGTKQWNAETHELKFKITDLEGHDFNVHYKGIPPDLFKEGQGVVVEGRLNSNPNTFQNQKLIVANLLMVKHSEVYDTQKDHKQMKEAKLLDSILKNQNIQKLQSSNVESKIL; encoded by the coding sequence ATGAAACTAAACGGCGGTCAACTTGCAGGTATTATAATTGTTTTAGGCTCATTAGGTTTAATTATATATCAGGCTACTCGTAGCGAATCGTCAGTGACATTTTATACACCTGCAGAAGTTTACGCAAACACAACAAAATTTGAAGGCAAGTTGTTTCGGGTTTCTGGTTTGGTTTTAACAGGAACAAAGCAGTGGAATGCAGAAACTCATGAACTTAAATTTAAAATCACAGACCTCGAAGGACACGATTTTAACGTTCACTACAAAGGGATACCTCCTGATTTATTTAAAGAAGGTCAAGGGGTTGTTGTAGAGGGTCGTTTGAATTCAAATCCAAACACTTTTCAAAATCAAAAGCTTATTGTTGCAAATTTATTAATGGTAAAACATAGTGAAGTTTACGACACTCAAAAAGATCATAAACAAATGAAAGAAGCAAAATTACTTGATAGCATTTTAAAGAATCAAAATATTCAAAAGCTCCAGAGCAGCAATGTTGAAAGTAAAATTTTATGA
- a CDS encoding PilZ domain-containing protein — MEVFDAEGKSIFDITPKKKKRYVLFLFKINRDNETRIRTIEKAIQNSLPEHILIRFEDANEGLKALLVKNIELIFVDYSLFDNDKISVEFALECKKRRKCPIFFTAKEDLVLIQEYRKTLFLYEELDDYFKEPIDFVEVSKKIKRISIAPARKAKRFSLNIPVQIYRLNDNQNYKVILSDISLVGFGIILPKSEKFVTNEQFRIKIPLQEFKIFHPQYGEFLPLSGKIRRISISGTNIGFSLENSTPMQIEALMNLLEKVTRKMRMLTLAEEPKEEFAKIPF; from the coding sequence ATGGAAGTTTTTGACGCCGAAGGAAAATCGATTTTTGATATCACTCCCAAGAAAAAGAAACGTTATGTCCTTTTTTTATTTAAAATAAATCGTGATAACGAAACAAGAATTCGTACAATTGAAAAAGCAATTCAAAATAGTTTACCAGAACATATTTTAATTAGATTTGAAGATGCAAACGAAGGTTTAAAAGCTTTATTAGTTAAAAACATAGAATTAATTTTTGTTGATTATTCTTTGTTTGATAATGATAAAATTTCTGTTGAATTTGCATTAGAATGTAAAAAAAGAAGAAAATGCCCTATCTTTTTTACTGCTAAAGAAGATTTAGTATTAATTCAAGAATATAGAAAAACGTTATTTTTATATGAAGAACTTGATGATTACTTTAAAGAGCCTATAGATTTTGTAGAAGTATCTAAAAAAATTAAAAGAATATCTATTGCTCCAGCTAGAAAAGCTAAAAGATTTTCTTTAAATATCCCTGTTCAAATATACAGGCTCAATGATAACCAAAATTACAAAGTAATTCTAAGTGATATTAGTTTAGTTGGCTTTGGTATAATTTTACCAAAAAGTGAAAAATTTGTAACAAATGAACAATTTAGAATTAAAATCCCATTGCAAGAGTTTAAAATCTTTCATCCACAATATGGCGAATTTTTACCACTTTCTGGAAAAATTCGCCGAATTTCAATTAGTGGCACCAATATTGGATTTTCATTAGAAAATTCTACTCCAATGCAAATTGAAGCACTCATGAATTTACTAGAAAAAGTAACAAGAAAAATGCGAATGTTAACTCTGGCTGAAGAGCCTAAAGAAGAATTCGCAAAAATACCATTTTAA
- a CDS encoding peroxiredoxin → MSVLVGRQAPNFKADAVVNGDFKEISLSDYKNKKYVVLFFYPLDFTFVCPTELHAFQEKVDEFQKRNAEVIGCSIDSKFSHYAWLSTPKNKGGIEGVKYPLLSDIHRTIARDYDVLSDDGVAFRGLFLIDKNGVVRHQLVNDLPLGRSVDEAVRLLDALQHFEKNGEVCPANWSKGKEAMKATQDGVSNYLAKN, encoded by the coding sequence ATGAGTGTTTTAGTAGGTCGTCAAGCTCCTAACTTCAAAGCAGATGCTGTAGTTAATGGAGACTTTAAAGAAATTTCTCTTTCAGACTATAAAAACAAGAAGTATGTTGTTTTATTTTTTTATCCACTAGACTTTACCTTTGTATGCCCAACAGAATTGCATGCATTTCAAGAAAAAGTAGATGAATTTCAAAAAAGAAATGCAGAAGTGATTGGTTGTAGTATTGATAGCAAATTTTCTCACTATGCCTGGCTCAGCACCCCAAAAAATAAAGGCGGTATTGAAGGCGTTAAATATCCCCTTCTTTCTGATATTCATCGCACTATCGCTAGAGATTACGATGTTTTGAGTGATGATGGTGTGGCATTTCGTGGCTTATTTTTAATTGATAAAAATGGTGTTGTTCGTCATCAACTCGTTAACGATCTTCCACTTGGCCGTAGCGTTGATGAGGCCGTTCGTCTTCTTGATGCACTCCAACATTTTGAAAAAAATGGTGAAGTGTGCCCTGCAAATTGGTCCAAAGGCAAAGAAGCAATGAAAGCTACTCAAGATGGTGTGAGCAATTACCTTGCTAAAAATTAA
- a CDS encoding heme exporter protein CcmB — protein sequence MFKYKNSLKINIKTWFFAFLFINKLSLHSAWVNKTSWFSVFIFAITLLIIFPFGLGIEALKRSDVQIGCYWIINQFVIITSVSRMFSAEQENNALDFLLSSKTSRSAILCGKISFTSLQILSLQIPILFFWTIFYHVDEKTIFLLLKTILPVTFLFNIGSSSLGALLTCITAKSLAKEILLPLLFFPLQCGILLASVSISIQVASNSLLGTFSSEAWWTILFMYPIIFTVLGILLSKILLQEQ from the coding sequence ATGTTTAAATACAAGAATTCTTTAAAAATTAATATTAAAACCTGGTTTTTTGCGTTTTTATTTATAAATAAGCTAAGTTTACATTCAGCATGGGTAAACAAAACATCTTGGTTTTCTGTGTTTATTTTTGCAATTACGCTTTTAATAATTTTTCCTTTTGGCCTTGGCATTGAAGCATTAAAAAGAAGCGACGTACAAATTGGTTGTTATTGGATTATTAATCAATTTGTTATAATAACTTCTGTGTCTAGAATGTTTTCTGCTGAGCAAGAAAATAATGCATTAGATTTTCTTTTGTCAAGTAAAACATCTCGCTCTGCTATTTTATGTGGAAAAATATCTTTCACATCTTTGCAAATTTTAAGTTTACAAATTCCAATTTTATTTTTCTGGACTATTTTTTACCACGTAGATGAAAAAACAATATTCTTGTTACTTAAAACTATTCTACCCGTAACATTTTTGTTTAATATTGGTTCTTCAAGTTTAGGCGCACTTCTTACATGTATTACAGCAAAGAGTTTAGCAAAAGAAATTTTACTTCCTCTACTTTTTTTTCCTTTACAATGTGGCATATTGCTGGCCTCAGTCTCAATTAGTATTCAGGTAGCAAGCAATTCTTTACTTGGTACATTTAGCTCAGAAGCATGGTGGACAATTCTTTTTATGTATCCCATAATTTTTACAGTTTTAGGCATTTTATTAAGCAAAATACTCCTTCAGGAACAATAA
- a CDS encoding TlpA family protein disulfide reductase, which translates to MKAKKHNTKALFFSGIVIFLFFLLMTYALKQNANFTPSQLVGHVAPDFSAPITQGGLFNSQESFKSGRWTVLNFWSSFCIVCRSEAPEIEDFYQSVTLKNNSSPQLISINIQDSKETILQWQKNYNQNFPVVQDKQGLISIQYGVTGTPETFFIDPHSQVRYRIAGQIDKNLIIKFINWLDSNPKSTQEDATQYLIKLRSSS; encoded by the coding sequence ATGAAAGCAAAAAAGCATAATACCAAAGCATTATTTTTTTCTGGAATTGTGATTTTTTTATTTTTTTTATTGATGACTTATGCTTTAAAACAAAATGCAAATTTTACACCAAGTCAGCTAGTGGGGCATGTAGCACCTGATTTTTCTGCGCCAATAACGCAAGGCGGACTGTTTAATTCACAAGAAAGTTTTAAAAGTGGTAGATGGACTGTTTTAAATTTTTGGTCTTCTTTTTGTATTGTTTGCCGCAGTGAAGCTCCAGAAATTGAAGATTTTTATCAATCTGTAACTTTAAAAAACAACTCATCTCCCCAATTAATAAGTATAAATATACAAGACAGTAAAGAAACAATTTTGCAATGGCAAAAAAATTACAATCAAAATTTTCCTGTAGTTCAAGATAAACAAGGACTTATTTCTATTCAATACGGTGTTACAGGAACACCTGAAACTTTTTTTATAGATCCTCATTCGCAAGTTAGATATCGCATTGCTGGACAAATAGATAAAAATTTAATTATTAAATTTATTAATTGGCTAGATAGTAATCCTAAATCAACCCAAGAAGATGCGACACAATATTTAATTAAATTGAGAAGTAGTTCATAA
- a CDS encoding ABC transporter ATP-binding protein has protein sequence MNCYLSCDNLSLKVGYQPLINLFSLNLYASQSIALIGSNGCGKTSLLKVLAGLSKPNSGKVHILSKQLWPENQSERENFCVFLSHIPGLLLDHNIINNLKFYTQSFGIKLPDESYLNALNKVGLKDREFQTARSLSNGQKRRLTLAALILIKPNIILADEPTNGLDSDGINLCLNIFEKLMNCNKTALLIATHEQKIIDWCQSKVNLENFSLQNKKSKKTIKALL, from the coding sequence ATGAATTGTTATTTATCTTGCGATAACTTAAGTTTAAAAGTAGGTTATCAACCTCTCATAAATTTATTTTCTTTAAATTTATATGCATCTCAATCCATTGCATTGATTGGTTCAAATGGTTGCGGAAAAACTTCACTTTTAAAGGTACTGGCTGGTTTGTCTAAACCCAACTCGGGAAAAGTTCATATCTTATCAAAACAACTTTGGCCAGAAAATCAAAGTGAGCGTGAAAATTTTTGTGTTTTTCTTTCGCATATACCAGGACTTTTATTAGATCACAATATTATCAATAATTTAAAATTTTATACACAATCTTTTGGAATAAAATTACCAGATGAGAGTTATTTAAATGCATTAAATAAAGTTGGTTTAAAAGATCGCGAATTTCAAACTGCTAGAAGTTTATCAAATGGACAAAAAAGAAGACTCACTTTAGCTGCACTTATACTTATTAAACCAAATATCATATTAGCAGATGAACCGACAAATGGCCTAGATAGTGATGGTATTAATTTATGTTTGAATATTTTTGAAAAACTAATGAATTGCAATAAAACAGCTTTGTTAATTGCCACTCATGAACAAAAAATAATTGATTGGTGTCAGTCTAAAGTTAATCTTGAAAATTTTTCTTTGCAAAACAAAAAGTCTAAAAAAACAATAAAGGCATTACTTTAA